The following coding sequences lie in one Trichoderma breve strain T069 chromosome 1, whole genome shotgun sequence genomic window:
- a CDS encoding fatty acid hydroxylase superfamily domain-containing protein, with amino-acid sequence MDVASATFTALNQTQGYFNVLEEVGKYNVQLNYFERLWAAWYLFMQNDTLATGIMSFVMHEVIYFGRCIPFMIMDKIPYFHKYKIQSQKIPTLKEQWDCAAIVLISHFTAELPQIWFFHPVATYFGMDYGIPFPSLFTMAWQIAILFVMEDTWHYWFHRALHYGPLYRSIHKMHHLYSAPFGLAAEYASPIETGLLGLGVVGSPILLLAITGELHLLTMYVWIALRLLQAIDAHSGYDFPWSLRHFLPVWAGADHHDMHHEKFIGNYASSFRWWDYMLDTEAGADAHKRRREKKLAQIKAKKAQ; translated from the exons ATGGACGTGGC GAGCGCGACTTTCACCGCGTTGAACCAAACGCAGGGCTACTTCAACGTCCTCGAAGAAGTTGGCAAATACAATGTTCAGCTTAACTACTTTGAGCGCCTCTGGGCT GCTTGGTACCTCTTCATGCAGAATGACACTCTGGCCACCGGCATCATGAGCTTCGTCATGCACGAGGTCATCTACTTCGGCCGCTGCATTCCCTTCATGATCATGGACAAGATCCCCTACTTCCACAAATACAAGATTCAGTCTCAGAAGATCCCGACCCTCAAGGAACAGTGGGACTGCGCCgccatcgtcctcatcagccaCTTCACCGCCGAACTGCCTCAGATCTGGTTCTTCCACCCCGTCGCCACCTACTTCGGCATGGACTACGGCATTCCGTTCCCCTCGCTCTTCACCATGGCCTGGCAGATTgccatcctcttcgtcatgGAGGATACCTGGCACTACTGGTTCCACCGCGCTCTTCACTACGGCCCTCTCTACAGGAGCATCCACAAGATGCACCACCTGTACTCTGCTCCCTTTGGCTTGGCTGCCGAGTATGCTTCGCCCATTGAGACTGGTCTCCTCGGACTTGGTGTCGTCGGATCTcccatccttctccttgccatCACCGGCGAGCTCCACCTGCTCACCATGTACGTCTGGATCGCCCTCCGTCTTCTGCAGGCCATCGATGCCCACAGCGGCTACGACTTCCCCTGGAGCTTGCGCCACTTCCTGCCTGTCTGGGCCGGTGCCGACCACCACGACATGCACCACGAGAAGTTCATTGGCAACTACGCTTCCAGCTTCCGCTGGTGGGACTACATGCTCGACACCGAGGCCGGTGCCGATGCCCACAAGAGACGCCGtgagaagaagttggcccagatcaaggccaagaaggctcAGTAA
- a CDS encoding amidohydrolase family domain-containing protein, with product MRVPIQPPLHPSHIASEPPVEDSETVSLLVATLLIPGRGEPINNGALAIKGGKIEWVGSYFDRPPKYQNIPPRHVPVLMPGLWDCHVHFMGLDVISDLASMGSYLPGYNALAGAVTVDDLKETLLAGYTSVRELGGYGGDLWPAVKNGPLIGPNIYSAIAPLSITGGHADDHSAPISTVMAAMKCGGSPIGVCDGVDDCIKAVRNLVRRGARCIKVCSTGGVGSLNDDPEDRQFSDEELKAIVEEAARSRRSVAAHAMGKAGILAALRAGVKSIEHGCYLDDEVADVMLEKDAIFVPTQHIIRILARDYSDLLPAPVKRKLLGIYDQSRNAYKVAIKRGVKVALGTDMTSSARASALSHGNNAHELTYAVELGMSPLQAIESATANGPETLGGLAPLSGQLKAGYDADIIAVVKNPLNDIRVLTDTSNITHVWKGGKLFKSRPKMPTQISDELL from the coding sequence ATGCGCGTTCCTATCCAGCCCCCCCTTCACCCCTCACATATTGCTTCAGAGCCTCCAGTCGAAGACAGCGAGACTGTATCTCTCCTCGTAGCGACACTGCTGATTCCCGGCCGCGGAGAGCCCATAAACAACGGAGCGCTTGCCATCAAAGGCGGCAAGATTGAGTGGGTTGGCAGCTATTTCGACAGGCCGCCCAAGTATCAGAATATCCCGCCGAGACATGTGCCTGTGCTGATGCCGGGCCTGTGGGACTGCCACGTCCACTTCATGGGGTTGGACGTCATTAGCGACCTGGCCTCGATGGGCTCATACCTCCCAGGCTACAATGCCCTGGCCGGCGCCGTCACGGTTGATGATCTGAAGGAGACGCTTCTGGCCGGCTACACGTCGGTGCGGGAGCTGGGAGGATACGGAGGAGACTTGTGGCCCGCCGTGAAGAACGGCCCCCTGATCGGACCCAACATCTATTCCGCGATTGCTCCGTTGTCCATCACAGGCGGCCACGCTGATGACCACTCAGCGCCCATCAGCACGGTCATGGCTGCCATGAAGTGCGGCGGCAGTCCCATTGGTGTATGCGATGGCGTCGACGATTGCATCAAGGCGGTTCGTAACTTGGTACGACGAGGTGCTCGTTGCATCAAAGTCTGCTCCACCGGAGGTGTCGGCAGTCTCAACGATGACCCGGAAGACCGCCAGTTCTCGGacgaggagctcaaggccatcgtcgaAGAGGCGGCTCGAAGCCGACGATCAGTGGCCGCTCATGCCATGGGTAAAGCTGGTATTCTGGCTGCGCTTCGAGCGGGCGTCAAGTCCATTGAGCATGGCTGCTACCTCGACGATGAAGTGGCCGACGTTATGCTTGAGAAGGATGCCATCTTCGTCCCTACGCAGCACATTATCCGTATTCTAGCTCGAGACTACAGCGATCTGCTCCCTGCTCCGGTCAAACGCAAGCTGCTTGGCATCTATGACCAGTCCAGGAACGCATATAAAGTGGCCATTAAGAGAGGAGTCAAAGTTGCTCTAGGAACCGACATGACCAGTAGTGCGAGAGCATCGGCCCTCTCACACGGCAACAATGCACATGAACTCACGTACGCGGTAGAACTGGGTATGTCACCACTTCAGGCGATTGAAAGCGCAACAGCCAATGGACCAGAGACCCTTGGAGGGCTGGCACCGTTGAGCGGGCAGTTAAAGGCGGGATATGATGCCGATATTATCGCTGTTGTCAAGAACCCGCTGAATGATATCCGAGTCTTGACGGACACCAGTAACATAACGCACGTATGGAAAGGCGGCAAGTTGTTCAAGAGTCGGCCCAAGATGCCAACTCAGATATCTGATGAGTTGCTCTAG
- a CDS encoding bZIP transcription factor domain-containing protein translates to MQSSPANGANTQEQHLRAQLELLQNHDSAASSASPNPSARDPRAPSRPPNGYDVLAPQDVSRPLAKLDAEAHIHPDLRASVGHAPAANMMPMVPPAGHSPGPAGPGPSAVPLAPAPPQQMSMDDSNPADGRKAKRELSQSKRAAQNRAAQRAFRQRKEGYIKKLEQQVRDLADLEHSYKSMQSENYALREYVIHLQSRLLDTQGEFPPPPPNVNLSQPSSAAPPPPSVPEHHQQQHQQHHQPPPPPQATNSSNSGVGTPLEAVAQAVAGLAAQEQMVERSQTYPSPPFKTDPAGEQDNTPRPTADDLNRSLNPEERPSQP, encoded by the exons ATGCAGAGCTCTCCCGCCAACGGCGCAAACACGCAAG AACAGCACTTGCGCGCACAGctcgagctcctccagaACCACGATTCCGCTGCCTCGTCCGCCTCGCCAAACCCGAGCGCGCGCGATCCCCGAGCTCCGTCGCGGCCGCCGAATGGATACGACGTCCTGGCGCCTCAAGACGTCTCCCGCCCTCTCGCCAAGCTAGACGCTGAAGCGCACATCCACCCCGATCTTCGAGCTTCCGTCGGCCACGCGCCCGCTGCCAACATGATGCCCATGGTGCCTCCCGCCGGCCACAGCCCTGGCCCTGCTGGTCCCGGACCTTCGGCTGTGCCCCTGGCCCCCGCGCCGCCGCAGCAAATGTCCATGGACGACTCCAATCCCGCTGATGGCCGCAAGGCGAAGCGCGAGTTGTCGCAGTCTAAGCGCGCCGCCCAGAACAGAGCTGCACAG CGGGCTTTTAGACAGCGCAAGGAGGGCTacatcaagaagctggagcagCAAGTTCGCGACCTGGCCGACTTGGAGCACTCGTACAAGTCGATGCAATCCGAAAACTACGCGCTCCGCGAATATGTCATCCACCTCCAGTCTCGACTGCTTGATACCCAGGGCGAATTCCCACCGCCCCCTCCCAACGTCAACCTCTCGCAGCCCTCGTCTGCCGCGCCTCCTCCGCCCAGCGTCCCtgagcaccaccagcagcagcatcagcagcaccaccagccgCCCCCGCCACCGCAGGCtaccaacagcagcaactcTGGCGTCGGCACCCCTCTCGAGGCTGTCGCACAGGCCGTCGCTGGCCTCGCCGCTCAGGAGCAGATGGTTGAGCGGTCGCAGACATATCCTAGCCCGCCTTTCAAGACTGACCCGGCAGGCGAGCAGGACAACACGCCTCGTCCCACTGCGGACGACTTGAACAGGTCATTGAACCCAGAAGAACGACCAAGCCAGCCCTag
- a CDS encoding DASH complex subunit dad4 domain-containing protein has translation MESPHEHQQNLLLSRIITNVEKLNEAIVVMNKSLQEINVQNMNVELVAQMFKNYQSNVLFHLEATDNLKPPS, from the exons ATG GAGAGCCCACACGAGCACCAGCAGAACCTGCTGCTTTCGCGTATCATCACAAACGTC GAAAAACTAAACGAAGCAATCGTTGTGATGAACAAGAGCCTTCAG GAGATTAATGTTCAAAACATGAACGTGGAGCTCGTCGCCCAGATGTTCAAAAACTACCAGTCCAACGTCCTGTTTCATCTTGAAG CCACGGATAACTTGAAGCCTCCTTCATGA
- a CDS encoding actin domain-containing protein, whose protein sequence is MAPSAIDDRVPQAPHEKTYPPAKIFPVKETKFEKFIEPQTDGYKRALEQPGNAAIVIDNGSSAVRAGWSFESAPRINIPPIMAKYRDRKLAKTFSFAGSDCYADTTARGHIRNAFEAGTGIISNWDVAEHVLDYVFLKLGMNDASGSIDVPVVMTEAVANLPYSRKSMTEIIFECYGAPSLAYGIDSLFSYRHNNGKTGLVVSSSHTSTHIIPVYNSKAVLSQATRLNWGGYHNAEYLLKLIRLKYPSFTGKLNSSQAEHMIQDHFYVSKDYDNEIRDYLDWNGLEDRDIVIQYPFTEEVIVQKSQEELDRIAERKKESGRRLQEQAAKMRLEKLIKKEQDLEYYKNLQGRLVDETKKETRRLLDSHDIKDEGQLEKIIKELEKSIKKARTKDVGGDPEEEQEQPDFSLLEIPDEELDEAQIKQKRQQRLLKSNHEARARAKAEKEAEKARIAEAERLDQERRENDLDGWLDKKHQALQNTLQKIKERDRLKQDLGNRKSLASQIRMKSIANLASDNPTKKRRRGGDDDNFGANDDDWGVYRQIAVGDNSDEEQEEEDLASTLKTLEQDLLKYDPNFTYENTQEAQTVWSKSLLHAFTRGPRPIDPASQAELHQIHLNVERIRVPEVVFRPSIAGVDQAGIIEIAGDVLTQRLGSLPNRDDFLKDIFLTGGNTLFRNFDDRVRDGLRALLPADSPLHVRRAEDALLDAWKGAAGWVGSSAWKTAAITREEYQEKGAEYIKEHDMGNSYA, encoded by the exons ATGGCTCCCTCTGCCATCGACGACCGAGTGCCCCAGGCACCGCACGAAAAGACATATCCGCCGGCCAAGATCTTCCCCGTCAAGGAAACCAAGTTTGAAAAGTTCATCGAGCCCCAGACCGACGGCTACAAGAGAGCGCTGGAGCAGCCCGGCAATGCTGCCATCGTGATAGATAATG GATCCTCCGCTGTTCGAGCAGGATGGTCGTTCGAGTCCGCACCCCGGATAAACATACCacccatcatggccaagtaCCGCGATAGAAAGCTTGCAAAgaccttttcctttgccgGCTCAGACTGCTACGCCGATACGACGGCACGAGGCCATATCCGAAACGCATTCGAGGCCGGTACCGGCATTATAAGTAACTGGGATGTGGCAGAGCATGTCCTGGATTACGTCTTTCTGAAGCTGGGCATGAACGATGCCAGCGGCTCCATCGATGTTCCCGTGGTCATGACAGAAGCCGTCGCAAACTTGCCTTATTCAAGGAAAT CAATGACCGAGATCATTTTCGAATGCTATGGCGCACCATCCCTCGCCTACGGTAtcgactctctcttctcgtaCAGGCATAACAATGGAAAGACGGGATTGGTCGTATCCTCTTCTCATACATCTACTCACATAATACCAGTCTACAACTCAAAAGCAGTCCTTTCTCAAGCCACAAGACTGAACTGGGGTGGCTACCATAACGCCGAGTATCTGCTGAAGCTGATAAGGTTGAAGTACCCTTCCTTTACAGGTAAACTCAACTCTTCACAAGCAGAGCACATGATACAGGATCATTTTTATGTCTCCAAGGATTATGACAACGAGATTCGCGATTACCTTGACTGGAATGGCCTGGAAGATCGAGATATTGTCATCCAATACCCCTTTACAGAGGAAGTGATTGTTCAAAAGAGccaggaagagctggatcgCATCGCAGAGCGCAAAAAGGAGAGCGGAAGAAGATTACAGGAgcaagctgccaagatgaGACTCGAAAAGCTCATTAAGAAGGAACAAGATTTGGAGTACTACAAGAACCTCCAGGGTCGGTTAGTCgacgagacgaagaaggaaaCGCGGCGTCTGCTCGACAGTCACGATATCAAAGACGAGGGCCAGTTGGAAAAGATtatcaaggagctggagaagtcAATCAAGAAGGCCCGCACCAAGGACGTAGGGGGCGATCCTGAAGAGGAGCAAGAACAACCAGATTTCAGTCTCCTGGAAATTCCAGACGAGGAACTCGACGAAGCACAAATAAAGCAAAAGCGGCAGCAACGTCTTCTCAAATCTAATCACGAAGCTCGAGCTCGTGCTAAGGCTGAAAAGGAGGCAGAGAAGGCCCGcatcgccgaggccgagcGGCTCGACCAGGAGCGTCGTGAGAATGATTTAGACGGATGGCTCGACAAGAAGCACCAAGCCTTGCAGAATACGCTccaaaagatcaaggagcGCGATAGGTTGAAGCAAGACTTGGGTAACCGCAAGTCTCTCGCATCTCAGATTCGCATGAAGAGCATCGCCAACCTCGCTTCCGACAAcccgacgaagaagaggcggcgcggtggtgatgacgaCAACTTTGGTGCCAACGATGACGACTGGGGCGTCTATCGCCAGATTGCAGTGGGAGACAACAGCgatgaagagcaagaggaggaagatcTCGCTTCGACCCTGAAAACGCTGGAGCAGGATCTGCTCAAGTACGACCCCAACTTTACCTACGAAAACACCCAGGAGGCGCAAACCGTCTGGTCCAAGTCTCTACTCCACGCCTTTACGCGCGGCCCGCGGCCCATCGATCCGGCTTCCCAGGCAGAGCTGCACCAGATCCATCTCAACGTCGAGCGCATCCGCGTGCCCGAGGTCGTCTTCCGGCCTTCCATCGCGGGCGTTGACCAGGCCGGCATCATTGAGATTGCGGGCGACGTGCTCACGCAGCGCCTGGGAAGTTTGCCCAACCGCGACGACTTCCTCAAGGACATTTTCCTCACGGGCGGCAACACCCTGTTCCGCAACTTTGACGACCGTGTAAGAGACGGCCTGAGGGCTCTGCTGCCGGCGGATTCGCCGCTCCATGTGCGTCGGGCTGAGGATGCGCTGCTGGATGCTTGGAAGGGCGCTGCTGGGTGGGTTGGGTCGTCGGCTTGGAAGACTGCGGCGATAACGAGGGAGGAGTATCAGGAAAAGGGGGCGGAGTATATCAAG GAACACGACATGGGCAACTCATATGCGTGA